One window of the Pempheris klunzingeri isolate RE-2024b chromosome 10, fPemKlu1.hap1, whole genome shotgun sequence genome contains the following:
- the slc35a5 gene encoding UDP-sugar transporter protein SLC35A5, producing MVCCHSCPRLCSRSSAYTLALGLGFVTMGTSRILLLKFSANAENKYDFLPASVNLLAEALKLVFCLVMSVRVIVREGRSCRELGCSSSSSFLSSLKWAVPAFLYFLDNLIIFYVMTYLQPAMAVLFSNFVILTTAVLFRIVLKRRLSWVQWAALVILFLSIVSLTMGSGGSQNAIALPGVHSNPLSTPSNSCLQLLEEMRNSSASTSWVPGQAWRDRIVGKLRSLGVGHILLLLQCFISAMANIYNEKILKEGDQLTESIFIQNTKLYAFGVVCNGLTLGLSSEARGLTMHCGLLHGHNIYSLGLVLVTAALGLSVAFILKFRDNMFHVLTGQINTVLVTALSPFLFDFRPSLDFFLQAPTVLLAIFIYNASRPKDLEYSLQQEKLRVINGEVFERSRGDGEELELLAKPNTDSESEEESL from the exons ATGGTGTGCTGCCATTCCTGCCCCAGGTTATGCTCCCGCTCGTCAGCCTACACTCTGGCCCTAGGCCTGGGCTTTGTAACCATGGGGACCAGTCGCATCCTGCTGCTCAAATTCTCTGCCAACGCTG AGAACAAGTATGACTTCCTTCCAGCATCTGTCAATCTGCTTGCTGAGGCGCTCAAACTGGTCTTCTGTCTGGTTATGTCGGTCAGGGTGATAGTCCGAG AGGGACGATCATGCAGAGAGCTGggctgctcctccagctcttccttcctctcttccctgaAGTGGGCTGTCCCTGCTTTCCTCTACTTTCTCGACAATCTCATCATCTTCTATGTGATGACTTACCTGCAGCCT GCCATGGCAGTGTTGTTCTCCAACTTTGTCATCCTGACGACAGCTGTACTCTTCAGAATTGTTCTAAA GAGGCGCCTGTCTTGGGTTCAGTGGGCAGCATTAGTCATCCTCTTCCTGTCCATTGTTTCCTTGACGATGGGATCAGGGGGCAGCCAAAACGCCATAGCTCTGCCAGGTGTCCACTCGAACCCCCTGTCCACCCCCTCCAACTCCTGCCTACAGCTGCTGGAAGAGATGAGGAACAGCAG TGCCAGTACATCGTGGGTGCCCGGGCAGGCCTGGAGGGACAGGATAGTGGGGAAGCTTCGATCCCTTGGAGTGGGTCacatcctgctcctcctccagtgCTTCATCTCCGCCATGGCCAACATCTATAACGAGAAGATCCTCAAAGAAGGAGACCAGCTCACTGAGAGCATTTTCATCCAGAACACTAAACT GTACGCCTTTGGTGTAGTGTGTAATGGTCTGACCCTTGGGCTCAGCAGCGAGGCACGAGGCCTCACCATGCACTGTGGCCTCCTCCATGGACATAACATCTACTCCTTGGGTCTGGTGCTGGTCACTG cTGCCCTAGGTTTATCTGTGGCCTTCATCTTGAAATTCAGAGACAACATGTTCCATGTCCTGACAGGACAGATTAACACTGTTCTGGTTACGGCCCTGTCCCCCTTTCTCTTCGACTTCCGCCCTTCGCTGGACTTCTTCCTGCAGGCTCCCACGGTCTTGCTTGCCATTTTCATCTACAACGCCAGCCGGCCCAAAGACCTGGAATACagtctgcagcaggaaaaactGCGAGTCATAAATGGAGAGGTGTTCGAGAGGTCCAGAGGG GATGGTGAGGAGCTGGAGCTCCTGGCAAAGCCCAACACAGACAGTGAATCTGAGGAGGAGTCTTTGTAG
- the ccdc80 gene encoding coiled-coil domain-containing protein 80 isoform X2 — MRKTFVLILALIYLLTWTGDADKQTHLRRMHLQRRARLGRTQLGARDKERLVGRMRPGFGSAISVHSSRKEEDVQADEGAPVSARAGAVQGKRAGGPGLMPRRGLVGQIGLSRQPDMLQDLGTPGARARIARMPSSAGSPNLLASFAGKNRVLVISAPHESDGYYRLMMSLLKPDVYCELAERHVHQIVMFHQEGEMGGKVRRITTEGKVMEEPLDTALIPRLMSFLKLEKGKFGMVLLKKTLQVEERYPYPVRLEAMYEVIDQSPMRKLEKLRQKGFVQKCRGAGVEGQVEEGTLTVDTPVERKPWKKIPRKPTTTTMAATTTTTTTTRPTTATTTTTTTTTRPTTITTTTTTTTRATTTTKPTTTTTTRRTTTKRPTTTTTTTQRPTRAHTTALWLPAPRTTADPYYYSRREKERYLARTTPAGDNRTDKDSRDPHSRKLIPATHKPSKIKPTKKKNGAEKVLTNEYEDKYEPSKPTVSDPLEEETFTDISPTKKVKGKHDKHDKKKKKNDKAAKKAERRGGKTGKIGGKKNGKKPSKYPEKEDYPKPTKRPTPPPKGSLNSFLDYFESRRRLLMITSPSEENSMYVQQRDEYLESVCEMAIRKVSIITIFGSLTNSTMKIDHYQLENDKPMKGLRQEDLVNQDLITELRKEFSMTHDDFYMVLTDTDMRVKQSYEVPIAMKAVFDYVDTFSSRIREMEQQKRDGVVCKKEDKPRSLENFLSRFRWRRRLFIISAPTDEEWAYQQQLYALTSQACNLGLRHIAVLKLVGTEAPDMGGVLELYPINGSATVEREGLSGILVKDMRNYFQISPEYFSMLLVGKDGNVKSWYPSPMWSMAIIYDLVDSMQLRRQEMAIQQSLGMRCPEDEYGGYGYHQHGYEHGYQDGYHQGYGY, encoded by the exons ATGCGGAAGACTTTTGTTCTCATTTTGGCTCTGATATATCTGCTAACCTGGACAGGAGACGCCGACAAACAGACTCACCTTAGGCGGATGCACTTGCAAAGACGCGCAAGACTGGGACGTACCCAGCTGGGCGCAAGGGACAAGGAGCGCCTCGTCGGACGTATGCGCCCCGGGTTTGGTTCGGCAATCTCGGTGCACAGCTCCAGAAAGGAGGAAGATGTGCAGGCTGACGAAGGTGCTCCAGTTTCCGCCAGGGCAGGGGCTGTGCAGGGCAAGAGAGCAGGGGGTCCGGGTTTAATGCCAAGGAGAGGACTGGTCGGACAGATTGGTTTATCCCGTCAGCCGGACATGCTGCAAGACCTGGGCACCCCAGGAGCGAGAGCCAGGATCGCCCGGATGCCCAGCAGCGCCGGGTCACCAAACCTCCTCGCCAGTTTCGCAGGGAAGAACCGCGTGCTGGTCATCTCGGCGCCTCACGAGTCAGACGGCTACTACCGACTCATGATGTCTCTCCTGAAACCAGATGTGTACTGTGAGCTCGCCGAGCGGCACGTCCACCAAATTGTCATGTTTCAtcaggagggagagatggggggCAAGGTGAGGAGGATCACTACGGAGGGGAAGGTGATGGAGGAGCCGCTGGACACGGCACTTATACCCAGACTCATGAGCTTCCTCAAACTGGAGAAAG GCAAGTTTGGGATGGTGCTGCTGAAGAAGAccctgcaggtggaggagaggtaCCCCTACCCCGTGAGGCTGGAGGCCATGTATGAAGTGATCGACCAGTCGCCCAtgaggaagctggagaagcTCCGACAGAAGGGTTTCGTCCAGAAGTGTAGAGGAGCAGGTGTGGAGGGTCAAGTGGAGGAGGGCACACTCACAG TGGATACACCAGTAGAAAGAAAACCGTGGAAGAAGATTCCAAGAAAGCCGACAACAACAACCATGGCTgccacaaccaccaccacaacaACTACACGACCAACCACAGCAACTaccaccacaacaacaaccacaacccggcccaccaccatcaccaccaccaccaccaccaccaccagagcAACAACTACCACCaaacccaccaccaccaccaccaccagaagAACCACCACAAAACgacccaccaccaccactactaccaccCAGAGACCAACCAGAGCCCACACCACAGCCCTGTGGCTCCCAGCCCCCAGAACCACTGCTGATCCTTACTACTACAGCcgcagagagaaggagagatacCTGGCCAGAACCACCCCAGCTGGAGATAACCGCACTGACAAGGACAGCAGAGATCCACACAGTCGCAAGCTGATACCGGCAACACATAAACCGTCAAAGATCAAACCCACCAAGAAGAAGAACGGGGCAGAGAAG GTGTTGACTAATGAATACGAGGACAAGTATGAACCTAGCAAACCAACAGTCAGTGATCCGTTGGAGGAAGAAACCTTCACCGACATCAGTCCCACCAAGAAGGTCAAAGGCAAGCATGATAAGCAcgacaaaaagaagaaaaagaatgacAAGGCTGCcaagaaagcagagaggagaggaggaaagacggGCAAGattggaggaaagaaaaatggaaagaagCCTTCAAAGTACCCTGAGAAAGAGGACTACCCGAAACCCACCAAAAGGCCAACGCCTCCTCCAAAGGGATCTCTGAACTCCTTCCTGGACTACTTTGAGAGCAGGAGGCGGCTGCTG ATGATTACGTCCCCCAGTGAGGAGAACAGTATGTATGTTCAGCAGAGGGATGAGTAcctggagtctgtgtgtgaaatggcCATCAGGAAAGTCTCCATCATCACTATTTTTGGCTCCCTGACCAACTCCACCATGAAAATTGACCACTACCAGCTGG aaaACGACAAACCTATGAAGGGTCTTCGTCAGGAGGACCTGGTGAACCAGGACCTGATCACAGAGCTGAGGAAAGAGTTCAGCATGACACACGATGACTTCTACATGGTTCTCACCGACACTGACATGAGAGTCAAG CAATCCTACGAGGTTCCCATTGCCATGAAGGCTGTATTTGACTACGTTGACACATTTTCTTCCCGCATCCGAGAGATGGAACAGCAGAAGAGAGATGGAGTTGTCTGTAAGAAAGAGGACAAGCCCAGATCATTGGAGAACTTCCTCTCCAG GTTTCGTTGGAGACGTCGCCTGTTCATCATCTCTGCTCCCACTGACGAGGAGTGGGCctatcagcagcagctgtacGCCCTGACCAGCCAAGCATGCAACCTTG GTCTGCGGCACATCGCCGTTCTGAAGTTGGTCGGCACAGAGGCACCGGATATGGGCGGAGTCTTGGAACTCTATCCTATCAACG GGAGTGCTACAGTGGAGCGTGAGGGGCTGTCTGGCATCCTGGTGAAGGACATGAGGAACTACTTCCAGATCAGCCCAGAATACTTCTCTATGCTGCTGGTAGGGAAGGACGGCAACGTTAAGTCCTGGTACCCTTCACCCATGTGGTCCATGGCTATCATCTATGACCTGGTAGACTCTATGCAGCTACGCAGACAGGAGATGGCCATCCAGCAGTCACTGGGTATGCGCTGCCCCGAGGATGAGTATGGTGGCTACGGCTACCATCAGCATGGCTACGAACACGGTTACCAAGATGGCTATCACCAGGGCTACGGATACtaa
- the ccdc80 gene encoding coiled-coil domain-containing protein 80 isoform X1: MRKTFVLILALIYLLTWTGDADKQTHLRRMHLQRRARLGRTQLGARDKERLVGRMRPGFGSAISVHSSRKEEDVQADEGAPVSARAGAVQGKRAGGPGLMPRRGLVGQIGLSRQPDMLQDLGTPGARARIARMPSSAGSPNLLASFAGKNRVLVISAPHESDGYYRLMMSLLKPDVYCELAERHVHQIVMFHQEGEMGGKVRRITTEGKVMEEPLDTALIPRLMSFLKLEKGKFGMVLLKKTLQVEERYPYPVRLEAMYEVIDQSPMRKLEKLRQKGFVQKCRGAGVEGQVEEGTLTAVDTPVERKPWKKIPRKPTTTTMAATTTTTTTTRPTTATTTTTTTTTRPTTITTTTTTTTRATTTTKPTTTTTTRRTTTKRPTTTTTTTQRPTRAHTTALWLPAPRTTADPYYYSRREKERYLARTTPAGDNRTDKDSRDPHSRKLIPATHKPSKIKPTKKKNGAEKVLTNEYEDKYEPSKPTVSDPLEEETFTDISPTKKVKGKHDKHDKKKKKNDKAAKKAERRGGKTGKIGGKKNGKKPSKYPEKEDYPKPTKRPTPPPKGSLNSFLDYFESRRRLLMITSPSEENSMYVQQRDEYLESVCEMAIRKVSIITIFGSLTNSTMKIDHYQLENDKPMKGLRQEDLVNQDLITELRKEFSMTHDDFYMVLTDTDMRVKQSYEVPIAMKAVFDYVDTFSSRIREMEQQKRDGVVCKKEDKPRSLENFLSRFRWRRRLFIISAPTDEEWAYQQQLYALTSQACNLGLRHIAVLKLVGTEAPDMGGVLELYPINGSATVEREGLSGILVKDMRNYFQISPEYFSMLLVGKDGNVKSWYPSPMWSMAIIYDLVDSMQLRRQEMAIQQSLGMRCPEDEYGGYGYHQHGYEHGYQDGYHQGYGY; encoded by the exons ATGCGGAAGACTTTTGTTCTCATTTTGGCTCTGATATATCTGCTAACCTGGACAGGAGACGCCGACAAACAGACTCACCTTAGGCGGATGCACTTGCAAAGACGCGCAAGACTGGGACGTACCCAGCTGGGCGCAAGGGACAAGGAGCGCCTCGTCGGACGTATGCGCCCCGGGTTTGGTTCGGCAATCTCGGTGCACAGCTCCAGAAAGGAGGAAGATGTGCAGGCTGACGAAGGTGCTCCAGTTTCCGCCAGGGCAGGGGCTGTGCAGGGCAAGAGAGCAGGGGGTCCGGGTTTAATGCCAAGGAGAGGACTGGTCGGACAGATTGGTTTATCCCGTCAGCCGGACATGCTGCAAGACCTGGGCACCCCAGGAGCGAGAGCCAGGATCGCCCGGATGCCCAGCAGCGCCGGGTCACCAAACCTCCTCGCCAGTTTCGCAGGGAAGAACCGCGTGCTGGTCATCTCGGCGCCTCACGAGTCAGACGGCTACTACCGACTCATGATGTCTCTCCTGAAACCAGATGTGTACTGTGAGCTCGCCGAGCGGCACGTCCACCAAATTGTCATGTTTCAtcaggagggagagatggggggCAAGGTGAGGAGGATCACTACGGAGGGGAAGGTGATGGAGGAGCCGCTGGACACGGCACTTATACCCAGACTCATGAGCTTCCTCAAACTGGAGAAAG GCAAGTTTGGGATGGTGCTGCTGAAGAAGAccctgcaggtggaggagaggtaCCCCTACCCCGTGAGGCTGGAGGCCATGTATGAAGTGATCGACCAGTCGCCCAtgaggaagctggagaagcTCCGACAGAAGGGTTTCGTCCAGAAGTGTAGAGGAGCAGGTGTGGAGGGTCAAGTGGAGGAGGGCACACTCACAG cAGTGGATACACCAGTAGAAAGAAAACCGTGGAAGAAGATTCCAAGAAAGCCGACAACAACAACCATGGCTgccacaaccaccaccacaacaACTACACGACCAACCACAGCAACTaccaccacaacaacaaccacaacccggcccaccaccatcaccaccaccaccaccaccaccaccagagcAACAACTACCACCaaacccaccaccaccaccaccaccagaagAACCACCACAAAACgacccaccaccaccactactaccaccCAGAGACCAACCAGAGCCCACACCACAGCCCTGTGGCTCCCAGCCCCCAGAACCACTGCTGATCCTTACTACTACAGCcgcagagagaaggagagatacCTGGCCAGAACCACCCCAGCTGGAGATAACCGCACTGACAAGGACAGCAGAGATCCACACAGTCGCAAGCTGATACCGGCAACACATAAACCGTCAAAGATCAAACCCACCAAGAAGAAGAACGGGGCAGAGAAG GTGTTGACTAATGAATACGAGGACAAGTATGAACCTAGCAAACCAACAGTCAGTGATCCGTTGGAGGAAGAAACCTTCACCGACATCAGTCCCACCAAGAAGGTCAAAGGCAAGCATGATAAGCAcgacaaaaagaagaaaaagaatgacAAGGCTGCcaagaaagcagagaggagaggaggaaagacggGCAAGattggaggaaagaaaaatggaaagaagCCTTCAAAGTACCCTGAGAAAGAGGACTACCCGAAACCCACCAAAAGGCCAACGCCTCCTCCAAAGGGATCTCTGAACTCCTTCCTGGACTACTTTGAGAGCAGGAGGCGGCTGCTG ATGATTACGTCCCCCAGTGAGGAGAACAGTATGTATGTTCAGCAGAGGGATGAGTAcctggagtctgtgtgtgaaatggcCATCAGGAAAGTCTCCATCATCACTATTTTTGGCTCCCTGACCAACTCCACCATGAAAATTGACCACTACCAGCTGG aaaACGACAAACCTATGAAGGGTCTTCGTCAGGAGGACCTGGTGAACCAGGACCTGATCACAGAGCTGAGGAAAGAGTTCAGCATGACACACGATGACTTCTACATGGTTCTCACCGACACTGACATGAGAGTCAAG CAATCCTACGAGGTTCCCATTGCCATGAAGGCTGTATTTGACTACGTTGACACATTTTCTTCCCGCATCCGAGAGATGGAACAGCAGAAGAGAGATGGAGTTGTCTGTAAGAAAGAGGACAAGCCCAGATCATTGGAGAACTTCCTCTCCAG GTTTCGTTGGAGACGTCGCCTGTTCATCATCTCTGCTCCCACTGACGAGGAGTGGGCctatcagcagcagctgtacGCCCTGACCAGCCAAGCATGCAACCTTG GTCTGCGGCACATCGCCGTTCTGAAGTTGGTCGGCACAGAGGCACCGGATATGGGCGGAGTCTTGGAACTCTATCCTATCAACG GGAGTGCTACAGTGGAGCGTGAGGGGCTGTCTGGCATCCTGGTGAAGGACATGAGGAACTACTTCCAGATCAGCCCAGAATACTTCTCTATGCTGCTGGTAGGGAAGGACGGCAACGTTAAGTCCTGGTACCCTTCACCCATGTGGTCCATGGCTATCATCTATGACCTGGTAGACTCTATGCAGCTACGCAGACAGGAGATGGCCATCCAGCAGTCACTGGGTATGCGCTGCCCCGAGGATGAGTATGGTGGCTACGGCTACCATCAGCATGGCTACGAACACGGTTACCAAGATGGCTATCACCAGGGCTACGGATACtaa